From one Caldichromatium japonicum genomic stretch:
- a CDS encoding DUF4405 domain-containing protein, protein MLKNTHPVRAFIAFLVSWSFIVLTLTGAVLYVIPHGRVAHWTFWQLAGLDRESWTHLHILFGAVFILSGALYLYFNWRPLTHYLAERVQGHLEFKRESIASLALALLLVLGALYPVPPISWLFTLNDWAKGR, encoded by the coding sequence ATGTTGAAGAACACCCATCCGGTTCGCGCTTTCATCGCCTTCCTGGTCAGTTGGTCGTTTATCGTTCTAACTCTGACCGGCGCTGTACTCTATGTCATCCCGCACGGGCGGGTCGCCCACTGGACCTTCTGGCAGCTAGCAGGGCTTGACCGAGAATCCTGGACCCATCTTCACATCCTGTTTGGTGCAGTCTTCATCCTCAGCGGCGCCCTCTATCTCTATTTCAATTGGCGGCCCTTGACCCACTATCTTGCCGAGCGTGTCCAGGGCCATCTCGAGTTCAAGCGTGAATCCATCGCCTCGCTCGCCCTGGCCCTATTGTTGGTCCTCGGTGCCCTCTATCCGGTACCGCCGATCAGTTGGCTCTTTACACTCAACGATTGGGCCAAGGGGCGGTGA
- a CDS encoding carbonic anhydrase, whose amino-acid sequence MSRSAQTCSAWEALERLREGNRRFTQNLTSLDRLLTYQRRAELSAGQRPFAVILGCSDSRAPAEILFDQGLGDLFVIRVAGNVVAPSQIGSVEFAVSRYGTRLVVVLGHIHCGAIDATLESLVAGEDSDSRHIASIVERIKPAVLPLVETELRHNRSALHRAAVRANIRASANQLRHGSAIIERLIAEDGLIVIGAEYNLDSGLVDFFDGLPDA is encoded by the coding sequence ATGTCTCGATCCGCTCAGACCTGTTCGGCCTGGGAGGCCCTGGAACGCCTACGCGAGGGTAACCGCCGCTTTACCCAGAACCTCACTAGCCTAGACCGCCTGCTCACCTATCAGCGCCGGGCTGAACTCAGCGCCGGGCAAAGACCCTTTGCCGTGATCCTGGGCTGCTCGGACTCGCGCGCCCCGGCTGAGATCCTCTTCGATCAGGGGCTGGGCGATCTCTTCGTGATCCGCGTGGCCGGCAATGTGGTTGCGCCCTCGCAGATCGGCAGCGTCGAGTTTGCAGTCTCGCGCTATGGCACCCGCCTGGTGGTGGTCCTGGGCCATATCCATTGCGGTGCCATCGATGCCACCCTCGAGTCACTCGTCGCAGGTGAGGACAGCGACTCACGCCATATCGCCTCGATCGTCGAGCGGATCAAACCCGCGGTCCTGCCGTTGGTCGAGACCGAGCTGCGCCATAACCGCTCGGCGCTACATCGCGCCGCTGTGCGCGCCAATATCCGCGCCTCGGCCAACCAATTGCGCCACGGCTCGGCGATCATCGAAAGGCTGATCGCCGAGGATGGGCTCATCGTCATCGGCGCTGAATATAACCTAGACAGCGGTCTGGTCGATTTTTTTGATGGGCTTCCTGACGCTTGA
- a CDS encoding ATP-binding protein gives MDLLRKQTDLIFFLDEDGSILGFHGPEKSLYARPEHFIGKRPEEVLPPQAGEPIQAQIDSIGKGGEAVGVRYYLRMPDGPRDYEARFCRLPEGTRLLAIVRDLTEHQRLIQALNRKRSQLDKRIKELACLNQVLRLTENDTDPIEEVLARLLPVIMTGIRDSSLIEIQIDWSEELQLATPGFRVTEWMIQAREQTAAGKPLSLTLAYRTAPLDPNAPFLLEEHVLLGALTRRLAEFLDRRHKQRQLAEREGLIQAIFEQMADGLVLIEPASGRLVDFNTAAYRSLGYEAASFTQTRFEELLAAPDPQQLKAILSGALPYLETQYRAKNGKIHEVAIHFSPVQHQGQRLIAAIWHDITSRKRREREQHARIERLRIQDELIRTFSLAPAANAGDIATYACTITGSIAQHFGYAQVSLWLLDEDRDALTCLDRYHAQTGQHTNGLVLRQSGVQTWREILQSYRHFDSHEIHSESHSLSGLQRTLGLTGAGSAFACTILSGTAPRGLLCLVHPDPAHTWYADEIQFACQVAAQFGIALLNREREAFRIFGMPKEIPPTPELVDSYIYPDDRSLVDRAWDEALTGQPYRVTHRIHTPHGIRWVEERAEILCDASGQPVEALGTVQDVTERLELEQQLASYRDHLEDLVAARTAELAAAKSEAESANRTKSVFLSNISHEIRTPLNAILGYIHLIEQEPLSPRQSAWINKLNHAARHLLQIINDILDLSRIEAGALRLDPHDFAPEQLIGRVIDMIAQQAQAKGLDLRIDLSGLPPCLHGDSVRIGQVLLNLLSNAVKFTERGWIELTAHTLGEQEMPPANWWVRWTVRDTGVGMTPEQLQRVFRPFEQTETGIARRYGGTGLGLAICKRLVEQMGGRLEVESQPGLGSTFWFEIPIGKGGDLGQTEVVAPSGIARSGPQAGAPRLTGVRILVAEDNALNQEMIQALLESSGAQVRLVANGQEAVDAVLHEPFDLVLMDVQMPVMDGLAATRSIRAHPQYQALPILAMTANAFASDRRDCLDAGMNDHLTKPIIPARLAEVIARWLPGRVPEPNTTPRPPGSPEHAAWSDLRAIPSLDADQGLAHLQDNLELYRSLLQRFAAALPDEEKRLTAALASGDLETLRQKAHQLKGIAANLGATAIHAQAQKLEQAVRAGRLEDELQGLVKDLNGALRTLGEHFRCLGQVETQNAVQNAVGLESLSAGLDRLANLLSKHDTRANHLFAEYRSALYHAFGQGAERLERAIQSFDYEEALVILQGLLNP, from the coding sequence ATGGACCTCTTGCGAAAACAAACGGATTTAATCTTTTTTCTCGACGAAGACGGCTCCATTCTGGGGTTTCACGGGCCTGAGAAAAGTCTCTATGCAAGACCCGAGCACTTCATCGGCAAGAGGCCAGAGGAGGTGCTTCCGCCCCAAGCGGGCGAACCGATCCAGGCCCAGATCGATTCGATAGGCAAGGGTGGCGAGGCAGTCGGCGTCCGCTATTATCTCCGGATGCCGGATGGGCCGCGCGACTACGAGGCGCGTTTTTGCCGTCTGCCCGAAGGTACGCGTTTGCTCGCCATCGTGCGCGACCTGACCGAACATCAGCGCCTCATCCAGGCACTCAATCGCAAACGCAGCCAACTAGATAAGCGGATCAAGGAGCTGGCCTGTCTCAATCAGGTCTTGCGCCTGACCGAAAACGATACCGATCCGATCGAGGAGGTGCTCGCGCGCCTTTTGCCGGTCATCATGACCGGCATACGCGATTCATCTCTGATTGAGATCCAGATCGACTGGTCAGAGGAGCTACAGCTGGCAACCCCTGGCTTTAGGGTCACGGAATGGATGATCCAGGCACGTGAGCAGACCGCTGCCGGTAAACCGCTCAGCCTCACCCTCGCCTATCGTACCGCCCCACTCGATCCAAATGCGCCCTTTTTGCTCGAGGAGCATGTATTGCTCGGGGCGCTCACCCGGCGGTTGGCTGAATTCCTCGATCGCCGGCACAAACAACGCCAGCTTGCCGAGCGCGAGGGTCTGATCCAGGCCATCTTCGAGCAGATGGCCGATGGGCTGGTGTTGATCGAGCCGGCGAGCGGACGCCTGGTCGATTTCAACACCGCTGCCTACCGCAGCCTGGGCTATGAGGCCGCATCATTCACCCAGACCAGATTTGAGGAGTTGCTGGCTGCGCCCGATCCTCAGCAGCTTAAGGCCATACTGAGCGGTGCCTTGCCTTATCTCGAGACCCAATATCGCGCCAAAAACGGCAAGATCCACGAGGTCGCCATCCATTTCTCCCCTGTGCAACATCAGGGACAACGGCTGATCGCCGCCATTTGGCACGACATTACGTCCCGCAAACGCCGCGAACGCGAACAGCATGCCCGCATTGAACGTCTGCGCATCCAAGACGAGCTGATCCGCACCTTCAGCCTGGCACCTGCAGCGAACGCAGGCGATATTGCAACCTATGCGTGCACGATCACCGGATCGATCGCCCAGCATTTTGGATATGCCCAAGTCTCGCTCTGGCTGTTGGACGAGGATAGAGATGCGCTGACATGCCTCGACCGCTACCACGCCCAGACAGGGCAGCATACCAACGGCCTCGTCCTAAGGCAGAGTGGTGTGCAGACCTGGCGCGAGATCCTCCAGAGCTATCGCCATTTCGATAGCCATGAGATACATTCTGAATCTCACTCATTAAGCGGGCTCCAGCGTACGCTGGGATTGACCGGAGCCGGCTCGGCATTCGCCTGTACCATCCTTTCAGGGACTGCCCCGCGCGGTCTGCTCTGTCTCGTCCACCCCGACCCGGCGCATACCTGGTATGCGGATGAGATCCAATTCGCCTGCCAGGTCGCTGCCCAGTTTGGCATCGCCCTGCTCAACCGCGAGCGCGAGGCGTTTCGCATCTTTGGGATGCCCAAAGAGATCCCGCCCACGCCCGAGCTTGTCGACTCCTACATCTATCCCGACGATCGTTCGCTGGTCGATCGGGCTTGGGATGAGGCACTGACCGGTCAGCCCTATCGGGTCACCCATCGCATCCACACCCCGCACGGCATCCGCTGGGTCGAGGAACGCGCTGAGATCCTCTGCGATGCAAGCGGTCAGCCGGTCGAGGCCCTAGGGACGGTGCAGGATGTCACCGAGCGCCTGGAGCTGGAGCAGCAGCTCGCCTCCTATCGCGATCATCTCGAGGACCTGGTCGCGGCGCGCACCGCCGAGCTTGCTGCCGCCAAGTCCGAGGCCGAAAGCGCCAACCGCACCAAAAGCGTCTTTTTGTCGAACATAAGCCATGAGATCCGCACCCCGTTGAATGCCATCCTCGGCTATATCCATCTCATTGAGCAAGAACCCTTAAGCCCGCGGCAATCTGCCTGGATCAATAAGCTCAATCATGCCGCCCGGCATCTCTTGCAGATCATCAACGATATCCTCGATCTGTCGAGGATCGAGGCGGGCGCACTCCGTCTCGACCCCCATGATTTTGCCCCCGAGCAATTGATCGGTCGCGTGATCGACATGATCGCCCAACAGGCCCAGGCCAAGGGCCTGGATCTGCGGATCGACCTCTCGGGGCTGCCGCCGTGTCTGCACGGCGACAGCGTACGTATCGGTCAGGTGCTGCTGAACCTGCTGAGCAACGCAGTCAAATTCACTGAGCGCGGTTGGATCGAACTGACCGCCCACACCCTGGGGGAACAGGAGATGCCGCCCGCGAATTGGTGGGTCCGCTGGACGGTGCGCGACACCGGCGTCGGCATGACCCCAGAACAGCTCCAAAGGGTCTTTAGGCCCTTTGAACAGACCGAGACCGGCATTGCCAGACGCTATGGCGGTACTGGACTGGGGCTGGCCATCTGCAAGCGGCTGGTCGAACAGATGGGCGGGCGGCTCGAGGTCGAGAGCCAACCTGGGCTTGGCAGCACCTTTTGGTTTGAGATCCCAATCGGCAAGGGGGGTGACCTAGGTCAGACCGAAGTGGTCGCACCCTCTGGTATCGCCCGCTCAGGCCCTCAGGCAGGTGCACCTAGGCTTACCGGTGTCCGCATCCTGGTTGCCGAGGACAATGCGCTCAATCAGGAGATGATCCAGGCCCTGCTCGAGTCAAGCGGTGCCCAGGTGAGATTGGTCGCCAATGGTCAGGAGGCGGTGGATGCCGTGTTGCACGAACCATTCGATCTGGTCCTGATGGATGTTCAGATGCCCGTTATGGACGGGCTTGCCGCTACCAGGTCTATCCGCGCTCATCCCCAATATCAGGCCCTACCGATCCTGGCCATGACTGCCAATGCCTTTGCCAGCGACCGCCGGGACTGTCTAGATGCCGGCATGAACGATCATCTCACCAAGCCGATCATCCCAGCCCGCCTAGCCGAGGTCATTGCCCGTTGGTTGCCGGGCAGGGTGCCTGAACCCAATACCACCCCTCGCCCACCTGGGTCGCCGGAGCACGCCGCTTGGTCCGATCTACGCGCGATCCCCAGCCTGGATGCGGATCAGGGACTTGCGCATCTACAAGACAATCTCGAGCTCTATCGTTCATTACTGCAACGTTTCGCTGCCGCCTTGCCTGATGAAGAGAAACGACTGACTGCGGCGCTCGCCAGCGGTGACCTGGAGACACTGCGGCAAAAGGCACACCAGCTCAAGGGGATCGCCGCCAATCTCGGTGCCACGGCGATTCACGCACAGGCCCAAAAGCTAGAGCAGGCAGTGCGTGCCGGCCGACTAGAAGATGAACTTCAGGGACTGGTCAAGGATCTGAATGGGGCGTTGCGGACGCTTGGCGAACATTTCAGGTGCCTTGGCCAGGTCGAAACCCAGAACGCCGTCCAGAACGCCGTCGGCTTGGAGAGCCTGAGTGCAGGTCTGGATCGACTTGCCAACCTGTTGTCCAAGCATGATACGCGCGCCAACCACCTCTTTGCTGAATACCGGTCTGCGCTCTATCACGCCTTCGGGCAGGGGGCAGAGCGCTTGGAGCGCGCCATCCAGTCGTTCGACTATGAGGAGGCCCTGGTCATCCTTCAGGGCCTTTTGAATCCCTGA
- a CDS encoding ABC1 kinase family protein, whose translation MANSDQSPASMLASPRPIPSQRLSRLWYLGRATGDLAAGLGFKGLIELAQSQAQDRPARIQISPEHARRFAERLSELRGAVMKLGQLMSMDGTDILTPEVAEVLAGLRERATPMPMSQLVEVLTREYGRDWDRRFKRFEFTPVAAASIGQVHRAETHDGHRLALKIQFPGVRASIDSDIANLGLIVRTLGLGPKGIDIRPFLDEARRQLHREADYEAEAKALERYRACLGDDPDLAVPQVHRDLTTPNILAMDLATGVPIDRLAGPEYRRAERDRAATLLMRLTLRELFEFGLVQTDPNFANYLYDRTSGRIVLLDFGAMVPIAPSLITCYRQLARAIIAGDRAGIQAAAIALGYVGAADPQDQVAAMLDLLELAAEPLRSPGVYDFGASDLFERVYRQGRALFHAGVFSAAPAPETMFLHRKFMGSFMLARRLRARVELAQLVPLCL comes from the coding sequence ATGGCAAACAGCGACCAATCACCAGCGAGCATGCTTGCTTCCCCCCGTCCCATCCCCAGCCAGCGCTTGAGTCGGCTCTGGTACTTAGGGCGCGCGACCGGCGATCTAGCCGCTGGTCTTGGGTTTAAAGGGCTGATCGAGCTTGCCCAAAGTCAGGCCCAGGACCGGCCAGCGCGTATCCAGATCTCGCCCGAGCATGCTCGCCGCTTTGCCGAGCGGCTCTCCGAGCTGCGCGGTGCGGTGATGAAGCTCGGGCAGCTCATGTCGATGGACGGCACCGACATCCTCACCCCCGAGGTCGCTGAGGTCCTGGCGGGGCTGCGAGAGCGGGCGACCCCCATGCCGATGAGTCAGCTCGTCGAGGTGTTGACGCGCGAATACGGGCGGGACTGGGATCGGCGCTTCAAGCGCTTTGAGTTCACCCCCGTCGCCGCCGCCTCCATCGGGCAGGTCCATCGCGCCGAGACCCATGATGGACATCGCCTGGCCCTCAAGATCCAGTTTCCCGGGGTACGCGCCAGCATCGACAGCGATATCGCTAATCTCGGGCTGATCGTGCGCACGCTGGGACTCGGGCCCAAGGGGATCGACATCCGCCCCTTTCTCGATGAGGCCAGGCGTCAGCTCCACCGCGAGGCCGACTATGAGGCCGAGGCCAAGGCGCTCGAGCGCTATCGCGCGTGTCTAGGCGATGACCCCGATCTTGCGGTGCCCCAGGTCCATCGCGATCTCACCACCCCCAATATCCTGGCAATGGATCTGGCCACTGGGGTCCCGATCGACCGGCTGGCTGGGCCTGAGTATCGGCGCGCCGAACGCGACCGCGCCGCGACTTTGCTCATGCGTCTGACCCTGCGCGAGCTTTTTGAGTTCGGCCTCGTGCAGACCGACCCCAACTTCGCCAATTATCTCTATGACCGGACAAGCGGTCGGATCGTCTTGCTCGACTTCGGGGCTATGGTGCCGATCGCCCCCTCTCTGATCACCTGCTATCGCCAGCTTGCGCGCGCGATCATCGCGGGCGATCGCGCCGGCATCCAGGCCGCAGCCATCGCCCTGGGCTATGTGGGCGCCGCTGACCCACAAGACCAGGTCGCCGCCATGCTGGACCTCCTGGAGCTGGCCGCCGAGCCCTTGCGCAGCCCAGGGGTCTATGACTTCGGGGCCTCAGACCTCTTCGAGCGGGTCTATCGCCAAGGGCGGGCGCTCTTTCATGCCGGGGTCTTTAGTGCGGCGCCTGCACCCGAGACCATGTTTCTCCATCGCAAATTCATGGGGTCGTTCATGTTGGCGCGGCGCCTGCGGGCGCGGGTGGAGCTCGCGCAACTGGTACCTTTGTGCCTTTGA
- a CDS encoding cation:proton antiporter — MELDNFILSAIVLLTAAALAVALFKHLGLGSILGLLVAGVVVGPHSPLHTISGHVEELRTFAELGVVLLLFMIGLEMQPKRIWALRREIFGLGVVQILISGLGIALYASLYAPSWPVALLMGLTLALSSTALVIQLLHERGDLNTRHGTTAFAVLLMQDLAVVPLLALVPLLAKDVAILPSEFISSEPTVWRVLSMGGLIWLIGRYALPSVLEGLLHQNNREAFALVVMLSVLIAAWAMYEAGLSMALGAFMMGMLLSTTPFSFQIQAEVEPFKGLLMSLFFVAVGMSIDLPAIAAQPWLLAQHVLVIIAIKLVTVFGTAILFRLPRGVAARIAFLLAQNGEFGFVLFGFAKTLGLIDDAKFAIAISVISMSMLLTAPLVQIGDRLAQRLEHRGGKPQVFDESTTGVAPRGRVIIGGYGRVGHTIATLLEVNQIPFIAFDTNPANVEQGVRDGRAVYYGDIGDPELLRAAHVESAAQVILTIDQGPAALRAVSHIRHAAPHVPVIARARDLAACASLLRAGATRAYPEAIESSLRLGAEALQMLGVSTDDIDTLLKDVRGQNYAQVVE, encoded by the coding sequence ATGGAACTGGACAACTTCATCCTCTCGGCCATCGTGTTGCTGACGGCAGCGGCGCTGGCGGTCGCCCTGTTTAAACATCTGGGCTTGGGGTCGATCTTGGGGCTCTTGGTCGCCGGGGTGGTCGTCGGCCCGCATTCGCCGCTGCATACGATCAGCGGGCATGTCGAAGAGCTGCGTACGTTCGCCGAACTCGGGGTGGTATTGCTCTTATTTATGATCGGTCTGGAGATGCAGCCCAAACGCATCTGGGCTCTGAGGCGCGAGATCTTTGGCCTGGGGGTAGTGCAGATCCTAATCTCGGGCTTAGGGATCGCGCTTTACGCCTCGCTCTATGCCCCCTCTTGGCCGGTCGCCCTCTTGATGGGCCTGACGCTTGCGCTCTCGTCTACCGCCTTGGTCATCCAACTGCTCCATGAGCGCGGTGATCTCAATACCCGCCACGGCACGACCGCCTTCGCCGTGCTTCTGATGCAGGACCTGGCAGTGGTACCGCTCTTAGCGCTCGTGCCCCTACTCGCCAAGGACGTCGCCATTCTGCCGTCTGAGTTCATCAGCAGCGAACCTACGGTGTGGCGGGTGTTGAGCATGGGGGGGCTGATCTGGCTGATCGGGCGCTATGCCCTACCGTCGGTGCTCGAGGGGCTGCTGCATCAGAACAACCGCGAGGCATTTGCCTTAGTGGTGATGCTCTCCGTCCTGATCGCCGCCTGGGCGATGTATGAGGCAGGTCTGTCGATGGCGCTTGGGGCATTTATGATGGGGATGCTCCTTTCGACGACCCCTTTCAGCTTTCAGATCCAGGCCGAGGTCGAGCCCTTCAAGGGCCTCCTGATGAGCCTGTTTTTTGTTGCGGTCGGGATGTCGATCGATCTGCCGGCGATTGCCGCCCAGCCTTGGCTTCTGGCCCAACATGTCTTGGTGATCATCGCCATCAAGCTGGTGACTGTGTTCGGGACCGCGATCTTGTTTAGGCTCCCGCGCGGGGTGGCGGCGCGGATCGCCTTTCTGCTCGCGCAAAACGGTGAGTTTGGATTCGTGCTCTTTGGCTTTGCCAAGACCCTGGGGCTGATCGATGACGCCAAATTTGCCATCGCGATTAGCGTGATCTCGATGAGCATGCTACTGACCGCACCCCTGGTGCAGATCGGGGATCGCCTGGCCCAGCGGCTCGAACATCGCGGCGGCAAGCCCCAGGTCTTCGATGAATCAACCACAGGTGTCGCCCCCAGGGGGCGGGTCATTATCGGCGGCTATGGGCGCGTCGGCCACACCATCGCCACCCTGCTCGAGGTCAATCAGATCCCGTTCATCGCCTTCGACACCAATCCTGCCAACGTCGAACAGGGGGTGCGCGACGGGCGGGCGGTCTATTACGGCGACATCGGCGACCCGGAGCTGTTGCGCGCCGCCCATGTGGAAAGCGCTGCCCAGGTGATCCTGACGATCGACCAGGGACCGGCGGCGCTGCGCGCGGTCTCCCATATCCGCCATGCCGCGCCCCATGTTCCTGTGATCGCCCGCGCCCGCGACCTCGCCGCCTGCGCCAGCCTCCTGCGCGCCGGCGCCACCCGCGCCTATCCCGAGGCGATCGAAAGCAGCCTCAGGCTCGGCGCCGAGGCACTGCAGATGCTTGGGGTCTCGACCGATGACATCGATACCCTGCTCAAGGATGTGCGCGGTCAAAACTATGCCCAGGTGGTCGAGTGA
- the uvrA gene encoding excinuclease ABC subunit UvrA codes for MSLIRLRGARTHNLKNIDLDLPRDRLIVLTGVSGSGKSSLAFDTLYAEGQRRYVESLSAYARQFLSVMDKPDLDHIEGLSPAIAIEQRTTSHNPRSTVGTVTEIHDYLRLLFARVGQPRCPAHGEPLAAQTVDQMVDQVLALPEGERLMLLAPVVEARKGEYQRLLSELYAQGFVRARIDGELYDLDDPPALDPKRKHDIAVVIDRFRVRADLRARLAESFETALKLSTGIARIAWIDEADRPELIFSARFACSLCGWSLSELEPRLFSFNNPAGACPRCDGLGVEPFFDPDKVVVHPDLSLAGGAVRGWDRRNAFYFQMIRALAAHYRFDVEMPWNQLPERIKRVILYGSGTEEIAFKLLNPGAGVRVQPFEGILRNMERRYRETDSATVREELARYLSERPCPACDGTRLNEGARHVFVGDYNLPAIESLPVGEALHLFENLVLPGQRGEIAVRIIAEIKERLRFLVDVGLDYLSLDRRAETLSGGEAQRIRLASQIGAGLVGVMYILDEPSIGLHQRDNARLLRTLTRLRDLGNTVIVVEHDEEAIRTADWVVDLGPGAGAHGGEVVAKGTLAEIAANPRSLTGQYLAGTLRIEVPQQRAPIDPQRQLHLLGACGNNLRDIDVAIPVGTLCCITGVSGSGKSTLINDTLYPAVARYCQGARLTPAPYRAIEGLQHFDKVIDIDQSPIGRTPRSNPATYTGIFNLIRELFAAVPEARARGYDPGRFSFNVKGGRCEACKGDGVIRVEMHFLPDVYVQCEVCHGRRYNRETLEIRYKGKNIHEVLNLSVEDALAFFSAVPSLVRKLQTLIDVGLGYIQLGQNATTLSGGEAQRLKLSRELSRRDTGRTLYILDEPTTGLHFQDVKHLLAVLHRLRDQGSTVVVIEHNLDVIKTADWIIDLGPEGGARGGQVVACGTPEMIAADERSYTGQFLRPILERGW; via the coding sequence ATGTCCCTGATCCGCCTGCGCGGCGCGCGCACCCACAACCTCAAAAACATCGATCTGGACCTGCCGCGCGATCGTCTGATTGTACTGACGGGTGTCTCAGGTTCGGGCAAGTCATCTCTGGCCTTTGATACCCTCTATGCCGAGGGACAGAGGCGCTATGTCGAGTCGCTGTCGGCCTATGCCCGCCAGTTTCTATCGGTGATGGATAAACCGGATCTCGATCATATTGAGGGGCTATCGCCGGCGATCGCTATCGAACAAAGGACCACCTCGCATAATCCCAGGTCCACGGTCGGGACCGTCACAGAGATCCATGACTATCTGCGCCTGCTCTTTGCCCGGGTTGGTCAGCCGCGCTGCCCGGCCCACGGCGAGCCCTTGGCAGCGCAGACGGTCGATCAGATGGTCGATCAGGTCTTGGCCCTGCCTGAGGGCGAGCGGCTGATGCTACTCGCCCCAGTGGTCGAGGCGCGCAAGGGCGAGTATCAGCGGCTTTTGAGCGAGCTCTATGCCCAGGGGTTTGTGCGTGCGCGCATCGACGGCGAGCTCTATGACCTCGATGACCCGCCGGCGCTCGACCCCAAGCGCAAGCACGACATCGCCGTCGTCATCGACCGCTTTCGGGTACGGGCGGATCTGCGGGCGCGTCTGGCCGAATCCTTTGAAACGGCGCTCAAACTCTCAACCGGGATCGCGCGCATCGCCTGGATCGATGAAGCGGATCGCCCTGAACTGATCTTTTCAGCGCGCTTTGCCTGTTCGCTCTGTGGCTGGAGCCTGTCTGAGCTTGAACCGCGCCTGTTTTCATTCAATAACCCCGCCGGTGCCTGTCCGCGTTGCGATGGTCTCGGGGTTGAGCCCTTTTTTGATCCGGACAAAGTGGTTGTACATCCAGACCTCAGCCTGGCGGGGGGGGCGGTGCGCGGTTGGGATCGGCGCAATGCTTTTTATTTCCAGATGATCCGCGCTCTGGCCGCGCATTATCGCTTTGATGTTGAGATGCCCTGGAACCAGCTTCCCGAGCGGATCAAGCGGGTGATCCTCTATGGTAGCGGTACGGAGGAGATCGCCTTTAAACTGCTAAATCCTGGGGCAGGGGTCAGGGTCCAGCCCTTCGAAGGGATCCTGCGCAATATGGAGCGGCGCTATCGCGAGACCGACTCAGCGACCGTGCGTGAGGAGTTGGCGCGTTATCTCTCCGAGCGTCCCTGTCCTGCATGCGACGGTACGCGGCTGAATGAGGGGGCGCGCCATGTCTTTGTCGGTGACTATAACCTACCGGCGATCGAGTCCCTGCCGGTTGGTGAGGCGCTGCATCTCTTCGAGAATCTGGTATTACCGGGTCAGCGCGGCGAGATCGCCGTCAGGATCATCGCCGAGATCAAGGAACGCCTGCGTTTCTTGGTCGATGTGGGCCTGGATTATCTCTCGCTTGACCGGCGCGCCGAGACACTCTCAGGCGGTGAGGCCCAGCGCATCCGCCTGGCAAGCCAGATCGGGGCGGGCCTCGTGGGGGTGATGTATATCCTGGATGAGCCCTCTATTGGTCTACATCAACGCGACAACGCCCGTCTCTTGCGGACACTCACCCGACTGCGCGATCTGGGCAATACGGTCATCGTGGTCGAACATGACGAGGAGGCGATCCGCACCGCTGATTGGGTGGTGGATCTCGGTCCAGGGGCCGGGGCGCATGGCGGCGAGGTGGTGGCCAAGGGGACACTGGCGGAGATTGCGGCCAATCCGCGCTCGCTTACCGGCCAGTATCTCGCTGGCACCCTAAGGATCGAGGTCCCGCAACAGCGCGCCCCCATCGATCCGCAGCGCCAGCTGCATCTCTTGGGTGCCTGCGGCAACAATCTGCGCGATATCGATGTTGCCATCCCCGTCGGGACCCTGTGCTGCATCACTGGCGTCTCGGGCTCCGGCAAATCGACCCTGATCAATGACACCCTCTATCCGGCGGTCGCCCGCTATTGTCAGGGCGCGCGTTTGACCCCCGCACCCTATCGCGCCATCGAGGGCCTGCAACATTTCGACAAGGTGATCGACATCGATCAAAGCCCGATCGGGCGCACGCCGCGCTCGAACCCGGCAACCTATACGGGCATATTTAATCTCATCCGCGAGCTCTTCGCCGCCGTCCCCGAGGCGCGCGCCCGCGGCTATGACCCAGGGCGTTTTAGCTTCAACGTCAAGGGCGGGCGCTGCGAGGCCTGCAAGGGGGACGGGGTGATTCGGGTCGAGATGCACTTTCTACCCGATGTCTATGTCCAGTGCGAGGTCTGCCACGGGCGGCGCTATAACCGCGAGACCCTCGAGATCCGCTATAAAGGCAAGAATATCCATGAGGTCCTCAACCTAAGCGTCGAGGACGCCTTGGCATTCTTCTCGGCAGTTCCGTCCTTGGTGCGCAAGCTTCAGACCCTGATAGATGTAGGGCTTGGCTATATCCAACTCGGGCAAAACGCCACCACACTCTCGGGCGGCGAGGCGCAGCGGCTCAAGCTCAGCCGTGAGCTCTCGCGCCGCGACACCGGCCGCACCCTGTATATCCTCGATGAGCCGACCACCGGCCTGCATTTTCAGGATGTCAAGCACCTGCTTGCGGTCTTGCATCGCCTGCGCGATCAGGGCAGTACCGTCGTGGTGATCGAGCACAACTTGGATGTAATCAAAACCGCCGACTGGATCATCGATCTCGGTCCAGAAGGGGGTGCGCGCGGCGGTCAGGTGGTCGCCTGCGGTACCCCGGAGATGATCGCCGCAGATGAGCGCTCATATACCGGGCAGTTTTTGCGCCCGATCCTCGAGCGCGGCTGGTGA
- a CDS encoding methyl-accepting chemotaxis protein — protein sequence MNAAVSVMHGNRDRAQNSLAHYGQTLAHLNAFTQAILTVAEMTQQIASAAEEQSRMAEEIAVTINQATVLAQEHAQTADSVFSQGSRPCDLASGLRKQVDHFRLY from the coding sequence ATGAATGCCGCTGTCTCCGTCATGCACGGCAACCGCGATCGCGCGCAGAACAGCCTGGCGCATTACGGTCAAACCCTTGCCCATCTAAACGCCTTTACCCAGGCGATCTTGACAGTCGCCGAAATGACCCAGCAGATTGCGAGTGCCGCCGAGGAACAAAGCCGCATGGCCGAGGAGATCGCTGTTACCATCAATCAGGCCACGGTGCTCGCCCAGGAGCATGCCCAAACCGCAGACTCGGTCTTCAGTCAAGGCAGCCGGCCCTGTGACCTGGCAAGCGGATTGCGCAAGCAGGTGGATCATTTCCGCTTGTATTGA